The Rissa tridactyla isolate bRisTri1 chromosome 6, bRisTri1.patW.cur.20221130, whole genome shotgun sequence DNA segment CTGCGTGGACCATAGAAGCCTTTCTGCAGGGAAACAGAAAATATCTCAGCAAACAAAGTCAAAAGGACTTTTCCTCTCAAATGAAATTCAGGAAACCAGACAACCCTGTAGCCAAGAAAGGTCACAACACACAAAAACTAACCAGGCAGAGCTAAAACGAAATTGCACCTGAACTAACCGCTTTAACACACTACCTGACCACTTACCTCCACACAGCCAACTAGTGGTACTACCAACACTCATGTGGTTTTCAAGCTGATTCACAGGTATTTATGCCCCATGTACATCCGCATCCATATTGCTGCCAACAAGGTGCTTTGtgataaatgtcttttttcttatttttgaagtATGACAATAAAAATGCTGGTAAAGAGACAACTGGTGCTGATAACTGATAACAAACTTATCAGAcatctgtttggtttgtttcatttttttgttttgttctgttttgttttaaatcagccTGATTTacacaggcagagcagggaaggaaaataaaggtatTGAGTTTGAGTATTacgtattctttttctttcagaagccaAATGATTTCTAAATGCGTCTTCTGGGTTAAGGAATAAGCAGGGCTGTGGTTTTGTAGGGCAGGAGACTGGCATGTGCCAGCGTACTGGGACAAGCCATATCACTGCAATTTGGGTTGTACATCATGAATTAATTATGTCCATCACCTTCAGACCTTGATTCACACAGCATAAACATCAGCAAGTCACACAGCCagtggaagaaaggaataaatattAACCAGCCATGTTGTTTACCTGttaaaggggaggggaggaataaTCCCACAACAGCATGTTATCAGTGCATAGCTACAGACCAGTTTGTAAGCTGAgcaggatatatatatatagaaaagcAAAGCTAATTAACTCCTTAAACTACAATGCTACTAAATCCTTTTTCAGTCAGACCACATCCTATCTATATTATTTCTACAAGCTCTTCAAAAAGGACATTCataagtttctttttaaacaaaaggagaACAATGACTTCACTGTACCTTTCCATCCAGAAAGATTTCTCCTTTGAAATAATGCTGAAAATCCTCCACTTCAGTCCCTATCTTCTCTTTCACAACAGCGTAGAGAGGGACACccagctgagacagctggggtttCAGAGAGGAGAGCTCAGAAGCCtcctaagaaagggaaaaaaggctcAAACATTTATGGCAGTAGATGGAGACTGGAAAGCCTCACCTCGCATTTCAGAAACATACATAAATTCTAGCTTGAGGTGCAAAACAGAAACAGACCCGTAAATCAGACATTTAAACTAGTTCTACTCCTAGGCAGGTCTTCTTTATATTTACTagaattttcttcattaaatacgGAGGAAGGAGATTTTTTGAGTATTTAccgaataaaatattaaaatcctgGGTAAAACATAGTTTTAACTGAAAGCTGTAGATATACCTGGCCTGTGCCAGGGCTTCaactatttttttaagcatttacaGAACAGTTAAAAGATAGTGCCTGCACATCACTTAACTTTCCCAGTGAAATCAGGGAATTTTTTCATACACCTTCAGTATCCCAAAAGCAATACTGCTTTTTCTGGTGTGCAAGAGTGTTAGGTGTTGTCATCCatctgctgggttttttgttcCACTGACAGACTTTCAGTTCCCACACTGTGTACAAAGGCCTTTGAGGTTTCCGACAGATCAGAGTGCATCCTGCAAATATGTTTCTTCTCATCTCCAGTGGAGAAAGGTCATTTTTACTGGACAAGACCCCCACAAAGAACTCCACACTTTAAGAAATGGACACAGTTTACGTGAACACCCTCAGCCACCTAACCGAAATAGCGGCATATCTAGAATTTACTGAGTATCAAGTAGCAGACAGATAGGGGTGAACAGACAGGAGGAAAGACATTAGAGAAAGCCATCAGTAGGTGAAAGGGTAAGGGCAGCTTCCCAGTTCACTACTCCGTCtttttcagaggaaatgaaaaaggatgAATCAGTATTACAAGAAACACTGAGTAGTGAGCGTGAGAGTTAAAGGATCATAGCTTACACTTGTTAgatctttctcctcttttctgttcttaaagatctggtcattattttctgttttccctcaacAAAATGCCTTATGACCTTTCTAAAAGGGGGGTTAATGGCAATTTTAACTGGGATTTTTGATGTACTTCAAAACTCTCACGATCaacttaagaaaacaaacaaaaaaattgtataGTGACCTACAATGTCCAAGAGTTGATGTTCCAAGGTAGTACAGTAGGGTCCCCTGTAAGACCAGAAATCACTGTCTCTGGAGAGATAGCGATACCATCAAACCTTGATCAGCCTTTTGGAGAAAGGCACTTCAgcagtttggtgggttttattttgtgtctctttgcTTAGCTTTTGGGAGGGGAGAAAGCAGCAATATTGTGAAAGCACAGTtaagttttaaaaagagattaGACTTCAAGCAGCATCTTGGGACTAGACCCGACTTGCTTTTCTttactgctatttaaaaaatgatataataaaagaaaacaaagtctaTTTTTGTGGGCAAATTATAACACATGACAGCTGTACAGCCTTACTGTGGGGCTGTGACCATTTCATCTAGCCTGTGaaacttttcttggttttgtaaAAAGCAGACAAGCACACCCTAGCAGAATACTTCCTCTCTCCACCAAGGGAGGCATAACCCAAAAGAACAACTCCTGTTTGAGTTTGTCCCTCTGATAGTTTAATGATGGCTCTTCTGCTACTTCAGATTGCTTGAGTTGATTCCTACAATATTTAGCAAGCCCGTGGCACTTTCCCAATGACGGGAGCACTGCATCTCTATATGGCCACACCCAGACCATGAGATGTAGAAGTGTAGTCCTGTTAAACACAGTCAAccttaaataacaaaaaaggcaTCTGATTATTTTGGATGCAGATGATACAGATAAAAGATTCCATATTTCTTAAGTCTACATGTCTCAGTTCTCAAGGATCCAAAGGCATGATTCCAGTAGGATTTGTGACACCCTTTGCAGTGGATAATGGAAGCACATCCTCACCACTGATATCACGTCAGTTATCTATGAGGTGGAATGGCCACTTTTCAACCCTACCACTGTGTCCAGGGAAGTACATATTCCTTCTTGGCGCTGTCAACAAGGACAAAGTTCAACTCCTTTTCAAGACATAAGATAGTGGGAAGCAAGTGTATTTTATctctcgcaaaaaaaaaaaagctctactgCCTGCAAGTTAATAGATATAGCAAGTCATCTGCATTAAACAATTCCAGCAGCTCAGAGTCAGCGGGGAAAGAAGCACCTTTCATACAATGAAGAAACAttaatggacaaaaaaaaagggcaactGAACTGTTCTTAGGATAAAGGCAAGAGTCAACTCACAAAACTGCTTTGAGTATACAACAATCAAAAATGATTTCAGTTTAGACAATTCAAAAtctttttcaaatactttcacagttaaaatacatttaaaatacagttaaaataaaattctttgccCTAATTAGCTTATCAGTAGTGTGACTGCCTCTTAAAAATTGTAAGTTTTGAAGCAAAAATAagaattagaaaatgaaatttctctctccaattttttcctgaaaaaaaaaaaaccccacacaattcTTTGAATTGGGCCTTTTATTTCTACTTAGgaatttagcattaaaaaaaaccattaatGAATTCCTGCCTGACTGTATGCGAAAAGCACAGAGTCAAGCACATATCACGTTTTCCTGCCTACGCTACACCTGTTCAGAGAGCAAAGTACTTTAATCTTTAACCTTCCATGAATTCTACACATACTTAAGCAGTTACTAGTGATGGGAGCAGATCCCTTAATTAAGTGGTTGCAATATTAATTGCTTCATGTTATAGAGTAGTGAGTAACAACATAATAGCTATTTTTCCCCATAGCTATGAGAAAAATAATGGCCAAGGTGCAAGTTATGGCTGTTCCCAGGCATATGGTACATTCAAATCTTATTTTAAGTGTCTCCTCCCACCTCCACCCAGGGAGCCTAATGCCAACTTAAGGATCAAATTTTGTTTCCCAACCCACCTTGTTACGGAACAGTAACTCTTTGTCTTCAGACTCCTTACCTTACTGCCTCATGTTCAGCATCCAGAACAGCTAGTGACTCCCCTTTATGCACATCTCTTTTTTTGCTGATGGACTTTATCTGACAGCTTTCTGCCACTCCAGTCTTGGGCTGATTTTGACCAAAGACTACCTGGCTCAGAGTTTTATTTTGGACATAGGGAATACAACTAGCTCATAAAACTCATTACCAATTGGATTTTGTGTAATCTGTCTTTCTAATTACCATGGGCTAGGTCCTGGGCAGATGTAAAAATCAGGTAGCCATtgccttcagaaggaaaatgctCAGAACCTAGGCTATACAAACCAGCTACAAAGAAAACGAAGTATGCTGTTCACTGGCAACCAGTTTGGGCTAGGAAACAAGGTCTTTCAGATACCTCAGATGCATTTGATGCCTGTCCTATTCACACCCACCCTGTATTTAAAGGGAATCTATGCAAGTAGATCTCAACTCTTCCTCATTAATCCCCAAGCCCAGCAGGTACCTCTCTGCACAAAAATCATCCAGGTCTTCGCACAGCCATGATCACTGCACCATTCTTCTTCCATAGTTCACCTGCTTTGAATGTTCTTTGTTCTGTTTATATAGGAGAAACAGCATCAACAATAATATCAGCCATTCTTGTATGTAATGATCAATGCTTTAAGGACCAACACAAAACATTGCAGAGAATTCCACATTCAAATACatttctatcagaaaaaaaaaaatctatatgcaTAACAGGGTATTATTGCTTTATTGATTTTTAGAAGTGTGTCGTGTTTCATCCAGAAATATCAGGTTCGgttgcttttccttcccaagaATTATCTGCTATCAAGCACACCCAACTACGTGTTATAATTAGGAAAGACTAAGAAAAACTCTTCTAACCCTGGCCTTACAAACATTATTATAAAAGCCAATTATTGAAGAATGTGACCTGAAACATCCAGAATCTTACCTGATCCCAACGTTTTTAGCTCTATGTCCTCTAAAAACTCCAATGTAGCCTTTTCTGGCTTGGACAAAAATAAGTCAGTGTTCGCAAGGACAATCCCTGCCACTGCTGCACCAATGGCTCCAAGACCAACAGACCACACGCCCATGGTGAAGATCCCAAAGTCAGGCAGAAAGGACatctctgtaaaaagaaaaaagcagctctAACAGACAAGGAGGAACTGGATTAAAAGAACAACTCAAAGCTCACATGGACATTTTTGGTTTGCAGATGATCTGTTTATTTATTAATGTACTGAACGGGGTTTTAGAAGATCGAGATTACATTCTAGTTATGTGCCTGACCCACACAAAAACTGTTAACAAGACATTCTTACCTTTTCCCACTACTGGACTGACAAAAACATTCAGATTAAACTGCTCAGATGCAATGGGGAGAAAGATGATTGAAGTATATGTGTATAA contains these protein-coding regions:
- the PRXL2A gene encoding peroxiredoxin-like 2A; the protein is MEMSFLPDFGIFTMGVWSVGLGAIGAAVAGIVLANTDLFLSKPEKATLEFLEDIELKTLGSEQRTFKAGELWKKNGAVIMAVRRPGUFLCREEASELSSLKPQLSQLGVPLYAVVKEKIGTEVEDFQHYFKGEIFLDGKKGFYGPRRRKMMMSGFFRFGVWQNFFRAWKSGYSGNLEGEGFTLGGVYVIGAGRQGVLLEHREKEFGDKVSLPSVLEAAEKIKPQAS